The following is a genomic window from Bacteroidia bacterium.
GGGTGAGCGCGGTCTGTATAAATCCACCGATGGCGGGACAAGCTGGAGTGCTGTACTCACCATCAGCGAAAACACCGGAGTCACCGATGTGGTGATGGATCCCCGCGATCCGAAGGTGCTGTACGCCGCGTCCTATCAGCGGCGCAGACATGTGTGGACGTTGATCAACGGTGGTCCGGAAGCGAAAATCTTCAAGACCGAGGATGGCGGTAAAAGTTGGGATACGCTGCGGAGCGGACTTCCGTCCGGTGATGTCGGCCGCATCGGACTGGCCCTCTCGCCTGCGAATCCGGATTACATTTACGCCGTCATCGAAGCGGCGGAAAAAGCCGGCGGTGTGTACCGCAGTACGAACCGCGGCGGCAGCTGGGAGAAACGCGGGAATTACGTACCCGTGAGTCCGCAATACTACAGCGAGTTGGTCTGCGATCCGCTGGATCCGGACATGGTGTATTCGCTCGACACGTATACCATGGTCACCACCGACGGATTCAAGACCTGGAACAGATTGAGTAACCGTGCCCGGCATGTGGACGATCACGCGCTCTGGATCAATCCGCAAAACACGAAGCACTTGCTCATCGGCGGCGACGGCGGCATTTACGACAGCTACGATGGCGGCGAAACCTGGCGCTTCAAGGAAAATCTCCCCGTGACGCAATTCTATCGCGTGAGCGTGGACAATGACGAGCCATTTTACAACGTCTACGGTGGCACACAGGACAACAACAGCATCGGCGGTCCGTCGCGTACCATCAACCGGGACGGCATTTTTAACGAGCATTGGTTTTTCACCAATGGCGGAGACGGTTTCAAATCGCAGGTGGACCCCACGGATCCGAACGTGGTGTACGCGCAGGCGCAGTACGGCGTGCTGGTGCGCTACGACAAACGCAGCGACGAGCGCCTGGGCATTCAACCACAACCGGGTCCCGACGAAGCCCCATATCGTTGGAACTGGGATTCGCCGCTGATCATCAGTCCGCACAAACCCACCCGGTTGTACTTTGCGGCAAACAAGCTGTTTCGCAGCGAAGACAGGGGAGAGAGCTGGACCATCGTCAGTCCCGATCTCACGCGGCAGATCGACCGCAATGCCCTCCCGGTGATGGGAAAGATCTGGCCGCCGGAGGCCGTGGCGAAGAACGCTTCCACATCTTCCTACGGAAATATCGTCGCGCTCAGCGAATCGCCGCGACGCGAAGGACTGTTGTACGTGGGCACCGACGATGGCCTGCTGCAAGTCAGCGAAGATGCCGGGCGGAACTGGCGCGCGGTATCCACCTTTCCGGGGATTCCCGAAACGACGTATGTGAGCTGCGTCCTCGCTTCGGCGCACGACGATAACATCGTGTACGTTACATTCAACAATCACAAGAACGCGGATTTCAAGCCGTACATACTGCGCAGCAGCGACCGGGGAAAAAGCTGGACCGCGCGTGTCGGCGGTTTGCCTGCTGGCGGGCCTGTGCACTGCATCATCGAGGATCACGTATCTCCGGATCTGTTATTCTGCGGTACGGAGTTCGGTGTGTTCGTAACGACGAACGGCGGGCAGGACTGGACACAGATGAAAGGCGGTCTGCCGACCATCGCCGTACGCGATCTGGCGATACAGAAGCGGGAGAATGATCTCGTGCTCGGTACTTTCGGCCGCGGCTTCTACGTCCTCGACGATTACACACCGTTGCGTTCGCTGTCGCCGCGTTTTCTCGACACGACCGCCGCGATCCTT
Proteins encoded in this region:
- a CDS encoding glycosyl hydrolase, whose amino-acid sequence is MSHQLLALICTLLLLVPAHASVGQKNEKKSPSLSSSTLNALKFRAIGPALASGRIGDLAVNPSNHAEYYVAVASGGVWKTTNDGITFEPIFDDKSSYSIGCVTLDPNNPHVVWVGTGENNSQRSVAWGDGVYRSSDGGKSWKHMGLKTSEHIAKILIDPTDSRIVYVASQGPLWGPGGERGLYKSTDGGTSWSAVLTISENTGVTDVVMDPRDPKVLYAASYQRRRHVWTLINGGPEAKIFKTEDGGKSWDTLRSGLPSGDVGRIGLALSPANPDYIYAVIEAAEKAGGVYRSTNRGGSWEKRGNYVPVSPQYYSELVCDPLDPDMVYSLDTYTMVTTDGFKTWNRLSNRARHVDDHALWINPQNTKHLLIGGDGGIYDSYDGGETWRFKENLPVTQFYRVSVDNDEPFYNVYGGTQDNNSIGGPSRTINRDGIFNEHWFFTNGGDGFKSQVDPTDPNVVYAQAQYGVLVRYDKRSDERLGIQPQPGPDEAPYRWNWDSPLIISPHKPTRLYFAANKLFRSEDRGESWTIVSPDLTRQIDRNALPVMGKIWPPEAVAKNASTSSYGNIVALSESPRREGLLYVGTDDGLLQVSEDAGRNWRAVSTFPGIPETTYVSCVLASAHDDNIVYVTFNNHKNADFKPYILRSSDRGKSWTARVGGLPAGGPVHCIIEDHVSPDLLFCGTEFGVFVTTNGGQDWTQMKGGLPTIAVRDLAIQKRENDLVLGTFGRGFYVLDDYTPLRSLSPRFLDTTAAILPGREALMYIPARSRAKGAQGETFFTSPNPPFGATFTLYLKEELKGRKKQRKAAEKSDAKNSGSTSYPDWRQLREEDQEIEPHLIVTIRDESGADIRRLRAPASAGFQRITWDLRHASPAPVTAATNINDASGMPALPGTYTATLAEVIDGVERQIAGPVRFSARVLENRTFPVAEPAALAAFRKEMSETQRSVFGAQRFHRELSERHAAIDRAVNLVPSADAALRNDVLALRGLLLDLDIALNGDETISSRNGDQLPSVVGRMQTLLSQQWSTSSGLTPKHRRELERVRAALSPVVQQLRDISTRTLPAIERTLDSIGAPWTPGRLVE